A single region of the Candidatus Omnitrophota bacterium genome encodes:
- a CDS encoding chloride channel protein produces MRTFTEILRNILRYLHKSQFIVPVILSALVGLVTGLAAVVFVWLIDQVHELFFGKGAALLSFMGGFNVMILPALGGILVALVFRFWCKEAQGDGVPEVMAAVVLKQGRMSYRVAAAKLVASALAIGSGASVGREGPIIQIGSALGSYLGRWLRLGPSRVKNLIACGAAGGIAATFHAPIAGVMFAVEVILRDFAAPVLGGVVIASVAASIISTIFLGSSHTVVLPDYLMVHPLEILFYALLGLITALLARFFMVSVVFTEKRFEQWKVPVWAKLGLGGLLVGGIGVYFPEVLSSGYSVIEDVLHGRILGGILLLLVFAKIFATSVSLGSGTSGGAFAPALFIGAVAGGAFGTLVHTLAPHITGEPGAYALVGMAACFAGIAHAPITSLLIVFEMTDGYQMILPLMVASVIATTVSQLLSRESVYTARLHSRGIELDALRSFNLTDTILVEEAMSTDVPTVPRSMKVHDLLRLFDEKGREAFSVEDDDGNLNGIVTLREAQFAAIEGDPGLILAEDILHKNTVVCYSDETLNDALKYMGRSDINQLPVVERTSPKHIVGMLTRADIVRAYSRTATQHDQLLGRVERLKAHGPEMRYLEFTVPRRSAVADVLVKDLGLPGGCTLASVNHDGRIVVPRGDTPLQPGDEVVSITTPQGEADLRAWAKERGIELTDAQETDN; encoded by the coding sequence ACTTCGCAACATTCTGCGTTATCTGCATAAGAGCCAGTTCATTGTGCCCGTGATTTTGTCTGCCCTGGTGGGCTTGGTCACGGGCCTGGCCGCGGTGGTCTTCGTATGGCTCATCGACCAAGTCCACGAACTCTTTTTTGGCAAAGGGGCTGCCTTGCTTTCGTTTATGGGGGGCTTCAATGTCATGATTTTGCCTGCTTTGGGCGGAATTCTGGTGGCGCTTGTCTTCCGGTTTTGGTGCAAGGAGGCGCAGGGCGACGGTGTGCCGGAGGTCATGGCCGCTGTGGTTTTGAAGCAGGGGCGTATGTCGTATCGTGTGGCGGCAGCGAAACTGGTGGCCTCGGCCCTGGCGATCGGTTCCGGCGCATCCGTGGGCCGTGAAGGCCCGATTATTCAAATCGGTTCGGCCCTGGGATCCTATCTGGGGCGGTGGTTGCGCCTGGGTCCTTCGCGGGTGAAGAACCTCATTGCCTGCGGCGCGGCCGGAGGGATTGCGGCCACCTTTCATGCCCCGATTGCGGGAGTCATGTTTGCGGTGGAAGTTATTCTGCGCGATTTTGCCGCCCCGGTCTTGGGCGGGGTAGTGATTGCCTCAGTGGCGGCTTCCATTATCTCCACAATTTTCCTGGGGTCCTCACACACCGTGGTTCTGCCTGACTACCTGATGGTCCACCCGTTGGAGATTCTTTTCTATGCGCTTTTGGGCTTGATCACTGCCTTGCTCGCAAGGTTCTTTATGGTCTCGGTTGTCTTTACCGAAAAACGCTTTGAACAGTGGAAGGTTCCGGTTTGGGCCAAGCTGGGTTTGGGCGGTTTGCTGGTGGGGGGCATCGGCGTGTACTTTCCCGAGGTCCTGAGTTCAGGGTACTCGGTTATTGAGGATGTGTTGCACGGCCGCATTCTGGGCGGAATCCTGCTCCTGCTTGTTTTTGCCAAGATCTTTGCCACCTCGGTTTCTTTGGGCTCCGGCACATCAGGCGGAGCTTTTGCGCCGGCCCTTTTCATCGGGGCTGTGGCGGGCGGGGCCTTCGGCACACTGGTTCATACCTTGGCACCGCACATTACGGGCGAACCCGGGGCCTATGCGCTCGTGGGGATGGCCGCCTGCTTTGCCGGCATTGCCCATGCGCCCATTACCTCTCTCCTGATCGTGTTCGAGATGACCGATGGCTATCAGATGATTTTGCCCTTGATGGTGGCGAGCGTGATTGCCACCACCGTGTCTCAGCTTTTGAGCCGGGAATCTGTGTACACCGCGCGTTTGCACAGCCGGGGAATCGAGCTCGATGCGCTGCGCTCCTTTAATTTGACCGACACCATTTTGGTTGAAGAGGCGATGTCCACCGATGTCCCGACTGTGCCGCGCAGTATGAAGGTGCACGATCTCCTGAGACTCTTTGATGAAAAGGGGAGAGAAGCCTTTTCTGTGGAGGACGACGACGGAAATTTGAACGGAATTGTCACCTTGCGTGAGGCCCAGTTTGCCGCCATTGAAGGGGATCCGGGTTTGATTTTGGCCGAGGATATTCTGCACAAGAACACCGTGGTCTGCTATTCGGACGAGACCCTGAACGATGCCCTCAAGTACATGGGGCGCAGCGATATCAACCAACTGCCTGTCGTGGAAAGGACTTCTCCCAAGCATATCGTGGGCATGCTCACCCGCGCGGATATTGTGCGTGCCTATAGCCGCACGGCCACGCAGCATGACCAGCTCCTGGGCAGGGTGGAGCGCCTCAAAGCCCATGGGCCGGAGATGCGTTACCTGGAATTCACCGTGCCTCGGCGTTCGGCGGTTGCCGATGTGCTTGTGAAAGACTTGGGTCTGCCAGGCGGGTGCACCTTGGCTTCAGTGAATCATGACGGACGCATTGTGGTACCGCGCGGGGATACTCCTCTCCAACCCGGGGATGAGGTTGTGTCCATTACGACGCCTCAGGGTGAGGCGGATCTGCGCGCGTGGGCCAAAGAACGGGGTATTGAACTGACCGATGCCCAGGAGACTGATAACTGA
- a CDS encoding permease, translating to MLSYSIAVASIGLVHALLPTHWLPFVLMGRGQQWSLRQTVGVALLASIGHVAVTTAIGFLAAWVGIGLFHHFHEWSEMAYGLLLLLFGITYTAFNIGHLGHRHLAETGGVPDHVAVISVILMLSLSPCMALLPIFFAASPMGWGPLVFLAGVNALATVGGMILVTGLVYAGVMKIQLPWLQKYERRLVGGLIALLGLVVMFSGGDHSHEGLVTVLYSLFHIGEEFLYLLVETLPFFVVGTFGGAILLRFLRPETTNRFFGGSISGVVNAGVLGALLPGCATATIPLASGLRSQRVGVGTLAAFIMIAPLLSPLTLSLTYGMLGWKFALARLILPFLMCLPLGWTLNWMETRKFAGVARPSQVEAGCHSHGSCFELKPEDGIVRNTMAIARGLGGYFLLGLLIAAAAIALVPKDALSRLTQSAFWTYPLAAGVGMPFYVCEGEEVPLTRALLYMGVGVGPAFTFMLASVGTCIPTILMAPKLIGRVATWVYVVAWVVFAIMAGVLVSFVL from the coding sequence ATGCTTAGCTACAGCATAGCCGTTGCTTCCATCGGCTTGGTTCACGCGCTTTTGCCCACACATTGGTTGCCCTTTGTGCTCATGGGCAGGGGGCAACAATGGTCCTTGCGCCAGACAGTCGGTGTGGCGCTCCTGGCCTCGATCGGGCATGTGGCAGTGACGACGGCTATCGGGTTTTTGGCAGCTTGGGTGGGGATCGGGCTCTTTCATCATTTTCATGAGTGGTCGGAGATGGCCTATGGGCTGCTTCTGCTGCTGTTCGGCATTACCTATACGGCCTTCAATATCGGGCACCTCGGTCATCGCCATTTGGCGGAGACCGGGGGCGTGCCCGACCATGTGGCCGTGATTTCCGTGATCCTTATGCTTTCCCTTTCGCCGTGCATGGCGCTCTTGCCCATATTTTTTGCTGCAAGCCCCATGGGTTGGGGACCCTTGGTGTTCTTGGCCGGTGTTAATGCCTTAGCTACGGTGGGCGGTATGATTTTGGTAACGGGCCTGGTCTACGCGGGTGTGATGAAGATCCAATTACCTTGGTTGCAAAAATACGAACGCCGGCTTGTGGGCGGATTAATTGCCTTGCTCGGCCTGGTCGTGATGTTTTCCGGCGGGGATCATTCGCATGAGGGACTGGTGACTGTCTTGTATAGCCTGTTCCACATTGGGGAGGAGTTCCTTTATTTGCTGGTGGAGACCTTGCCCTTCTTTGTGGTGGGGACTTTTGGCGGAGCCATACTGCTGCGGTTCTTAAGACCTGAGACGACGAATCGTTTTTTTGGCGGCAGCATCTCCGGTGTGGTGAACGCCGGGGTGCTGGGCGCGCTTCTGCCCGGGTGCGCGACCGCGACGATTCCGCTGGCCAGCGGTCTGCGCAGTCAGCGGGTGGGTGTGGGGACCTTGGCGGCCTTTATCATGATTGCCCCGCTCCTGAGTCCGTTGACCCTGAGTTTGACCTACGGAATGCTTGGGTGGAAGTTCGCATTGGCGCGTTTGATTCTGCCTTTCCTGATGTGTTTGCCTTTGGGTTGGACCCTGAATTGGATGGAAACGAGAAAATTCGCGGGTGTGGCCCGTCCGTCTCAGGTGGAAGCCGGATGCCATTCCCATGGTTCATGTTTTGAACTCAAGCCTGAGGACGGGATTGTGCGCAACACCATGGCCATCGCGCGCGGTCTCGGAGGATATTTCTTATTGGGTCTCTTGATTGCGGCAGCCGCTATTGCATTGGTTCCCAAAGATGCGCTGAGCCGTCTGACCCAATCCGCATTTTGGACTTATCCCTTGGCTGCGGGCGTGGGTATGCCCTTTTATGTGTGCGAAGGGGAAGAAGTTCCTCTTACGCGCGCGCTTCTTTATATGGGGGTGGGGGTGGGGCCGGCGTTTACGTTCATGCTCGCCTCAGTCGGGACCTGCATTCCTACTATCCTCATGGCACCCAAGCTCATCGGCCGGGTTGCCACCTGGGTCTATGTGGTTGCGTGGGTTGTGTTCGCGATTATGGCCGGCGTTCTGGTGAGTTTTGTGCTTTAG
- the gcvT gene encoding glycine cleavage system aminomethyltransferase GcvT: MHQSPLAEIHQNLGAQLMDFGGWRLPVSFSTIVEEHLATRQRAGLFDISHLGQIEVSGPQALERLQFLLTADLSVTGAGQSAYSLMCREDGGILDDLYVYRLEEERYLLAVNASHFEEDAVWIQGHGPGKPDISDLSLEMGGVALQGPLAPQILERWMPDVYQGIELRGVRTLSWQGEEWVVARTGYTGEPGVEIFGPKAGVPDLWESLMQVGRSEGLKPAGLGARDTLRLEMGYPLYGSDMDATTTPVEANLKWTVSLDKPDFMGKEAIARQVKQGVSRRLAGIALTERGIPRGGCPIKKEGAQVGKVTSGTHSPSLERGIGLGYVEVDLAKPGTALSCEIRGRAVSAEVTKLPFYRR, translated from the coding sequence ATGCACCAATCACCCCTGGCCGAAATCCACCAAAATCTGGGCGCCCAACTCATGGATTTTGGGGGATGGAGGCTTCCTGTTTCCTTTTCCACGATTGTTGAGGAGCACCTGGCCACGCGTCAGCGGGCCGGACTCTTTGATATCTCCCATCTGGGCCAGATAGAAGTCTCCGGCCCACAGGCTCTGGAGCGCCTGCAATTCCTGTTGACCGCGGATTTGTCTGTGACCGGAGCCGGCCAGTCCGCTTACAGCCTGATGTGCCGTGAGGACGGGGGGATTCTGGACGATCTCTATGTGTATCGCCTGGAAGAGGAGAGGTATCTTTTGGCTGTGAATGCTTCGCATTTTGAAGAAGATGCGGTCTGGATTCAGGGGCATGGTCCGGGGAAACCGGATATTTCTGATTTAAGTTTGGAAATGGGCGGTGTGGCTTTGCAGGGCCCGCTCGCTCCGCAGATTCTTGAACGATGGATGCCTGATGTGTACCAGGGCATTGAATTGCGGGGTGTGCGCACGCTTTCTTGGCAGGGGGAGGAGTGGGTGGTCGCGCGCACGGGTTATACCGGTGAGCCCGGGGTGGAGATCTTTGGCCCCAAAGCCGGGGTGCCGGATCTTTGGGAGAGCCTGATGCAAGTGGGCCGGTCCGAGGGCCTCAAGCCCGCGGGTCTGGGGGCAAGGGATACCCTGCGTTTGGAAATGGGTTATCCGCTCTATGGTTCGGATATGGATGCCACCACTACGCCGGTGGAGGCCAACCTCAAGTGGACGGTTTCTTTGGATAAGCCGGATTTCATGGGCAAGGAGGCCATTGCCCGGCAGGTAAAGCAAGGAGTGAGCCGGCGGCTCGCAGGCATCGCGCTCACTGAAAGAGGAATTCCCCGGGGCGGTTGCCCCATTAAGAAGGAAGGCGCGCAGGTTGGGAAGGTGACCAGCGGCACGCATTCTCCTTCTTTGGAAAGAGGAATCGGGCTGGGTTATGTGGAGGTGGATTTGGCGAAGCCCGGAACGGCTTTGAGTTGTGAGATTCGGGGCCGGGCGGTTTCGGCTGAAGTGACAAAATTGCCCTTTTATAGGAGGTAG
- the gcvH gene encoding glycine cleavage system protein GcvH has protein sequence MLDTEQRRYTKTHEWIEIREDAAYVGITDYAQEQITDVVFVELPKVDKQLAQGAEAAIVESVKSAFSIYTPVAGKIVRVNDALDTEPGLVNTSPYEDGWLFALKPSDRAQYEDLLDAVAYKALTEGPAHS, from the coding sequence ATGTTGGATACAGAGCAGAGAAGGTACACCAAGACGCATGAGTGGATTGAGATCCGGGAAGACGCGGCCTATGTGGGCATCACCGACTATGCCCAGGAACAGATTACGGATGTGGTTTTTGTGGAACTGCCCAAGGTGGACAAGCAGCTCGCGCAGGGAGCGGAGGCTGCTATTGTGGAATCCGTGAAGAGCGCCTTTTCGATTTATACGCCTGTTGCCGGCAAGATCGTAAGAGTAAACGATGCATTGGACACGGAACCGGGTTTGGTCAACACTTCTCCCTACGAGGACGGGTGGCTCTTTGCCTTGAAACCCAGCGATCGCGCTCAATACGAGGACTTGTTGGATGCCGTTGCGTACAAGGCCCTGACCGAGGGGCCGGCTCACTCGTGA
- the gcvPA gene encoding aminomethyl-transferring glycine dehydrogenase subunit GcvPA gives MNYAPHTADEHKAMLQTIGVKDFEALVADIPAEARLKKWNLPSGLSEMELQSLMVGLAVQNQSTQDLLCFRGAGVYDHFIPAAVADLVMRGEFSTAYTPYQPEVSQGTLQAIYEFQSFICALTGMEAANASMYDGATAVAEAALLALKVSDRSRILVADSVHPEYREVLETYLRYQEVQTQVLQGPAGVADLEALEKALDEQTAALVVQCPNFFGNVESLKELAEAAHAKGALLIVASNLLSLGVLEAPGVCGADIVAGEAQPFGNAMSYGGPHVGYFACGLKLARRMPGRVAGRAQDGQGHWGYVLTLQGREQHIRRQRATSNICTNQALCALAATVHLSLLGQEGLRQTALANLAGAHSAAGRISGIEGFELCFEAPYFNEFAVRCPGGARDLDRYLWEEGILGGVPLGAWYPQLENAMLFCVTEKRTEAEIERLLSALKRWKP, from the coding sequence GTGAATTATGCACCCCACACGGCTGATGAACACAAGGCCATGCTCCAGACCATCGGCGTAAAGGATTTCGAAGCGCTGGTTGCGGATATTCCCGCAGAGGCGCGTCTCAAGAAGTGGAATTTGCCCTCCGGCCTTTCCGAGATGGAACTGCAGAGCCTGATGGTGGGGCTGGCTGTGCAGAACCAGAGTACACAGGACTTGCTGTGTTTTCGCGGGGCCGGGGTCTACGATCATTTTATTCCCGCAGCCGTTGCGGATTTGGTGATGCGCGGCGAGTTCTCCACTGCCTACACGCCTTACCAGCCCGAAGTCAGCCAGGGCACACTTCAAGCCATCTATGAATTCCAGAGTTTCATTTGCGCGCTCACGGGAATGGAGGCGGCCAATGCCTCGATGTATGACGGGGCCACGGCTGTTGCCGAGGCAGCTCTATTGGCTCTCAAGGTGAGTGACCGGTCCAGGATTTTGGTTGCGGACTCTGTGCATCCGGAGTACCGGGAGGTCTTGGAGACTTATTTGCGTTATCAGGAGGTTCAGACTCAAGTGTTACAGGGGCCTGCGGGCGTGGCGGACCTGGAGGCACTTGAAAAGGCGCTCGACGAACAGACAGCGGCCTTGGTCGTGCAGTGCCCGAATTTTTTCGGCAATGTCGAATCACTCAAGGAATTGGCTGAGGCTGCACACGCTAAAGGCGCGCTGCTTATTGTGGCAAGCAATTTGCTCTCCTTAGGCGTGTTGGAGGCTCCGGGTGTGTGCGGAGCCGATATTGTCGCGGGAGAGGCCCAGCCCTTCGGCAATGCCATGTCTTATGGCGGACCGCATGTGGGGTATTTTGCCTGCGGATTGAAATTGGCCCGGCGCATGCCCGGCCGTGTGGCGGGCCGGGCCCAAGACGGCCAAGGCCATTGGGGTTATGTGCTCACTCTGCAGGGCCGGGAACAACACATTCGCCGCCAGCGCGCGACTTCGAATATTTGCACGAACCAGGCCCTCTGTGCCCTGGCTGCAACCGTGCACCTGAGCCTCTTGGGTCAGGAGGGGCTGCGGCAGACCGCTTTGGCCAACTTAGCCGGAGCGCACAGTGCTGCGGGACGCATCTCGGGGATCGAGGGGTTTGAACTCTGTTTTGAAGCCCCGTATTTTAACGAATTTGCCGTGCGCTGCCCGGGCGGCGCACGGGATCTGGACCGCTATTTGTGGGAAGAGGGGATTCTGGGCGGCGTGCCCTTAGGAGCTTGGTATCCTCAGCTTGAGAATGCGATGCTTTTTTGTGTGACAGAAAAGCGCACCGAGGCGGAGATTGAACGGCTCCTGTCGGCCCTCAAGAGGTGGAAACCATGA